The segment CAGGCTGTTCATGATCAAAAGGTGAAGAAATAAGAGTGTCAAGAAGATGAGCCCTAAAAGCAGAAACCTCAGCCTCAGCCAAAATACCTTCGTTAAACAAACCAATCAAAttcaagatctgatggaaagattcCTGCTGCCATTTTAAGTTATCAGATTGTTGCTTCCATAGTCTCTGTTCAGCAGCAGCAATGGCGGGTAACCTTCGTTTCTTGAAGGAGAAAGGGAGGATGTTCTTGCAAATAGAAGCGATTGAATCTTGAACAGAAGAGTAGTACGTGGGTTTGTATGTGTacaccattttttttttcttgcgatcgatctttttttccttttttgaAGAATTTGGGAGTGATTGAAAGCTTGTTGTTGGAATCTGATATGTAGATGAATAAAAATGGAAGAGACGTTTGGTGATTGAtgattgatgatgatgatgatgaaagaaTGTGGTTTTTGTCAAATGATGTTGAGCTTTTTCGGTGTTTCTTGAACGGTCACCATGGGAACTAGCCGTTGAGAGAGGGTTTAAAGGTTCAAAACGGTAATGTGGGAATGAAAACGACGTCGTGGGTTTCAGAATTGGCCCAATTTAGTAACTATTGAACTTTTCCGTTGTATACAGTTTTACGATTTTTGGGCCATTGACATTTGAATTTTATTTAGAtcggttttgaattttaaatcaGGGAAATGAATAAATATATTATCCATGTTTCTATTTCTATATTTTTAATATGttgaataactaaaaaaattacATGTATGTATGAGTGtcattttttagttaattttctGCTAAAATACACTTCTTAAAATTCAATCATGTCATATATCATCATAACCCAAAATGCGATAATGGTATCAGGggttttaactgcttttatgaGTTTAATCAAGTTTGTATTCCGAGTCCGATGGCGTCTTTTTTGCATGTATTTTGGTTTGTGCATGTGTGCTCACAAGTAAAAGTACATGTATATGAAATAAGAAATTATgtaaaatttttttttaaactcatCACTCATGTTTGATTATGTAGCTATAAATTATCATAAAAAATGATATTTGAATCTTTGACATTTCAATCTTGATTTGGTATGCTGTTAAGAAAATTGAGTATAagagaaaaatacaaaattagccTAATCTTCTAAATTTTTATCAAGAAATAACCAAGAAGTTAAAAAATTACTCATATAGCCTCATGGATCTTCATGGTTTGAGATTTCGAAATTTGGATTGTGAGTTTGGGGGTTACACCTGTAATTTcatagaaattttaaaaaaaaaatctaattttgCCCTTGATTGACATTTGGCAATGAACGATTTCATTTTTCTGATTTGTAATTTTTTCTTCTCAAATGTACAAATGTCTAATGCATTGACACTTGTACAATCACATTTATGTAAAATTGaggatgatttttttttcaaactttaaatattattgACTCACGGGCTTGGTTCTAATGAAATTATTCCATAAGATAATCACAACCAATTATAGCCAAATTGGAGCTCATTAAATGTCACTTAGCGAATTCAATAGATAATTGGATCATTTCTATTTTCGGCtatttttttaaactaaaatatatataattaggcTAAATCAGTCTGTGCCAAATTTTGAAGTCTTCTTATGAAGATAATGAAAAGACAATAATACCCTCTTATGTGTTGGCCATTTTGCCGGCTCCTCCCTTTCTTAGTTGTTAGTTGTTTCCcactaaattttcaaaatttttgttGTTTGATTCTTCAGCCGTCCAAAAAACAAACACACTCACACACCCTAtaaaacacacacaaacaaaaaaaaaagcacACACCAAAACCAATGCAAAACCACCATCAATAATCATGGAACACGAACAACAAAGCAATCACATCTCCGATGACTACTACAACTCCGACAATGAAGAGGCTGTCTCCGGCAACAAATGCGGTTGTTTCCGCCTTTTCTCTTACTTCAATTCCCACCACCATGATGGAGAAACAGCGGTGTTCATCCACCATAGGTTGGGAGAAAGAGACATTGGAGACAAAAACAGTTGGTTGATGAATCGATTCAAGAGATTCAGAGAGTTTTCAGAGGTGATTGCGGGGCCTAAATGGAAGAACTTCATTAGAAAGTTTAGTAAGAAACCGAAAAAAGGGAATTCTTCTCCATTTCAATATGATCCTGAGAGTTATGCACTTAATTTTAACGATGGTGTTGGCGATGAAAGTGATGATGATTGTTCGTTGCCTCGTAGTTTCTCCACGAGATTTGCTCCTCATTCGGGTTCCATGGCTAGTTAgtgttttttacttttttttattgtttgattttgttttccttgtaaaatacTAAAGTATGAGAAATTTCTattaatttattgatttattgtCATTCCTCTCTAATGCATATTTGTTTGTACTCATATAATTGTATCCTAAATGATGTATCAAAACCCAACCCAATGATGGGACACATGTGTATGGGGCTATGGGCCATGCTATTTTACAAGAGGTTAAATGTAAAAAAATTAACTTCCTTTTGCCACTTTATTTAtgatagcatcctacttttaatttttccaaataaaatgTGCTTCCAAAAATCTAAGTACTTttgtgataaaaataaaaaattacactaTTAGTCCTTGTGATTGGTAGAAAATGCCACTACAAGTACTTTTTAGGAAAGTTTATCATCATTGGTTCTTTTCAGGTTTAAAACGCGCACACGGGTCATCATTTTATGCCTACCACAAGTGATGACCAATTGTGCAGGTTTTAAACCTGAAAAGTACCAACTATGTTAAAAACTTCTCAAAATGACTTGCAGTGGTATTTTCTaccaaccacaaggaccatttgtaTAATTTTGTCTAACAAAAATGAATGGAAATAGTATGCTACAAGACACAATAAGCTAAGTCCTAATCCCCAAATTCAAGAAATAAAAAAGTATACATCCTTAAAGTTGATAAATTacataacataaaaatgttaAACTTTATGTAAATTTACACCACATTAGGTACATATCTCATTTACATTTGAGAAACATGATACTTTCAACAATTAATTATCCCGgatatgaaaaaaaaacacaagTGTGCCATTGAGTGATTAAGGTAGTGATGGGGAAAGTGTAGGCTTTGTGACTTTAAGTTCACCACAGTTGCTGATATACAAAGTCTTTTGAGGCCTATCCCAAATTGCACGTGCATTTTTAGCTCTTCCATCTCCAAGAAACTCTGCCAAATCATTATATTGTCGAATTCTTTCCCCTGGTTTGTATGTTGGAATTGAAGATATACTTGCCACCACATCCATACCTATAACAAAAATATTACTATTAATAGCAACCTTCTTTTATTTGTTTGTGTACTATGTAGCATTGTACTATAATGATTACAATTGAGAAGGGTATATATGTCTTTTAACAAAACAACTTCACACATTACACAACCCTAATCATGATGCCAAAGTGAATATATGCTTAGTAGATCTAACTTGAATATCATAGTTAGAACTAGAAATCTTGCAAAAGTAGTAGGAAATCTGAATCAAAGTTCCAATTCCAATCCTTAACTTCTATGGCATAATACTGAAATTAACGAAATGGGTTTCATTTCCTTTCCTAAAACAATGGTTTTAAACACGAATTTAATCAAATGTTTAGGAGAATTGAAGTTACCTTCAAGAACAGAACCAAAAACGATATTTCTACCATCAAGATCAGGGCAAGGACCAGGGCCAGTTGTGATCATGAACTCGACATTATGATAATTCGGATCAAGTTTAatgtcgtcgtcgtcgtcgtttTCCGATAAACAGAGTGATAAAACGCCGCCCTTTGTGTGCCCTAATTGGAAAGCCTTGGGGTCGATACTCTCTGTATTTCTAACCAAACCTACCGGCGGCTTAACTTCTCCTTTATCCCTCCGTCCTTGATGCCCCGCCATGAAAAACCGACCGGGAAAGATCTTCTGAATTAGCGTTCCTTTATAGTACCCAGAGACGCCGGTGCACATGGATTTGAAATTGGAAACGGTGATTGGGACGAGGTTGCCGTAGAGGCCAAGGACGATGCGGCCGACGGGTTCGGTATCGGGACAGAGGGCGAGATCTGATCCTAGGGTTCGGGTTTGGAAGTAGCTAGGGCAGATGCTGAAGTCCATGAAGACGCGGTCAGTAATGGTGGTGTCAGGTTGTTTTTGTGGTGGTGAGGCTATGGAGAGGGAGGGGAGGGAGAGagcggtggtggtggaggagaggAATAGAAGAGAGCGGCGGTGAAGGTGGAGTTTGGAGAGAGGGGCGGATGGAGGAGGATAAGGAGGGAGCGTGGCGGAGGTAGTGGTGGTTGTGGTTGAGCAGCCCATGGTGACGACGGAGCATGACGGAAGGAGGTGGGGGAAAGGACGAGTTGATATGTAGGTGTGATTTTGTGTGTTCCTGGATAATACACGGTCATCCGGGTGGGGCCACTTGCAAAAGTACTTTTATGGATTTTTACTTGAGTTAAGTTATTAGGATGTAATGGGAATCAAACCGCAACTAAAATAACCGAAGACGGATTAAAGAGTAAATCAGGCACCATGAACCAAAATAACCGGTTTCGATTTGGCTTATTAGGAAGTGTTATATCAAAAAAGGTGTCCGGTACCTGAACCTGACCGCAGTCGAAATAACCAAAAGCTGAAAATTATGGATTTAAGAATCAGGGACCAGATCGAATACTACTAATTTGTTTCAACCGGTCTGGTTACAGTTCAGTTTTAATGTTAAAAAACTAATACATATGACTTACTTGCTCTTTGTTTTTTAAGAGGCAAAGGACTAAATGATATTTGTTCTTAAAATTTGTAGAAGATGATACTAAACAAACAAACCATATATACATAAATGATATTAAACCAAATTGGTCATAGATGATACTAAACAAACAAaccatatatacatacacatgtTAACCACATTGATTTCTAGATGATAGTTAAAAATGATGGCTATATGGGTGAGGATGGTGGTGACAGACATGGCGACGACGATGGTTGTGGTCATGATGGCGAGGGGAGTGGTAATGGTGGCGTAGGTGGAAGTGTTGGAGGTGGAGGAAAATGGCGGTAGCGGTGGTGGTGGCGGCAGGTGTGGAGGATGCGGTGGTGGTGGCGGCAACGACagaggttgaggtggtggttgTCGAGGTGGCAAAGCGGTAAAGGTGTTCAAAAATATCAATTATATCCAATCCGAAATTATCTAACATTTAATATATTCGAAATT is part of the Lactuca sativa cultivar Salinas chromosome 7, Lsat_Salinas_v11, whole genome shotgun sequence genome and harbors:
- the LOC111879813 gene encoding uncharacterized protein LOC111879813, whose product is MEHEQQSNHISDDYYNSDNEEAVSGNKCGCFRLFSYFNSHHHDGETAVFIHHRLGERDIGDKNSWLMNRFKRFREFSEVIAGPKWKNFIRKFSKKPKKGNSSPFQYDPESYALNFNDGVGDESDDDCSLPRSFSTRFAPHSGSMAS
- the LOC111879793 gene encoding peptidyl-prolyl cis-trans isomerase CYP28, chloroplastic — translated: MGCSTTTTTTSATLPPYPPPSAPLSKLHLHRRSLLFLSSTTTALSLPSLSIASPPQKQPDTTITDRVFMDFSICPSYFQTRTLGSDLALCPDTEPVGRIVLGLYGNLVPITVSNFKSMCTGVSGYYKGTLIQKIFPGRFFMAGHQGRRDKGEVKPPVGLVRNTESIDPKAFQLGHTKGGVLSLCLSENDDDDDIKLDPNYHNVEFMITTGPGPCPDLDGRNIVFGSVLEGMDVVASISSIPTYKPGERIRQYNDLAEFLGDGRAKNARAIWDRPQKTLYISNCGELKVTKPTLSPSLP